In Paenibacillus guangzhouensis, a single window of DNA contains:
- a CDS encoding Crp/Fnr family transcriptional regulator, producing MKTHLDPEQIQTYITMHHLDQMFSSIATLNFQIRTYDDNETILSEGDMLDGIYIQVDGQSRVSSSLETGKSLLLRFCHPVSIFGDIELIQHVAVQSRVEAIEPCSFLFIPIREVKQYLMEDPLFLNELLRHMAYKLQTCTAASRVNLLTSVEERFATYLLSTGLPKEFGKELHTTHTAEIAAIVGTTPRHINRLVHKLSRLGIISKSKNGIKILDWDELDRISNGVRYD from the coding sequence ATGAAAACACATCTTGATCCCGAACAAATCCAAACCTATATTACCATGCATCATTTGGATCAAATGTTCAGCAGCATAGCAACGTTGAACTTCCAAATTCGTACCTACGATGACAATGAGACGATCCTCTCCGAAGGTGACATGCTGGACGGAATATATATTCAAGTTGATGGACAGTCAAGGGTGTCTTCCAGTCTGGAAACTGGGAAATCTCTTCTGCTCCGGTTCTGCCATCCCGTCTCGATCTTCGGCGACATTGAGTTGATCCAACATGTGGCGGTGCAGTCCCGGGTAGAGGCCATCGAGCCCTGCTCGTTTTTGTTCATTCCGATCCGAGAAGTCAAGCAGTATTTGATGGAAGATCCCCTTTTCCTCAATGAACTGCTCCGACATATGGCTTATAAACTTCAGACCTGCACAGCAGCATCCCGCGTGAATCTATTGACATCGGTGGAAGAAAGGTTTGCGACCTACCTTCTTTCTACCGGCCTTCCCAAGGAATTCGGTAAGGAACTTCACACGACGCATACAGCCGAGATCGCTGCCATCGTCGGAACAACACCACGACACATCAATCGGCTAGTTCACAAGCTTTCACGCCTTGGAATTATTTCCAAGAGCAAGAATGGAATCAAGATATTGGATTGGGATGAGCTGGATCGAATCTCGAATGGCGTAAGATACGACTAG